In Victivallis lenta, the following proteins share a genomic window:
- a CDS encoding sugar-binding protein, giving the protein MKLFFSMLLAAASFGLSAAPEFAEMPVGTDGAWLIRGRGEVDAKLGRGPAGGREEAVSLSYDFSRCPDRRNSFARVEFGRDLVGMPQEFSLELRSDVPERELPLALWIHDRSGEVYLMRFKFRGDGWQTVKVPMMRAAAWKSGDGNGKPDLPLRFAGILLDMPGENAKGTVDIGKISVTADLEPVEILGYPSLEKYVDKGRRPALKLNLTSREKFPLSDYRYSLRATDLYSGRRVLETGGSFEGMAQFPEEIAFDVPYGQIQVEFEVTRGDVRPIYYKGSFAHFMPEGLSEDPAVRAWEYEYSPLGGVFGSLSPGDANVYGASWIRFEHPNWRDNETAPGTYDFAGMRAKMQPFLDANVRPVILQCLYHYPEFPELTDPNRFALGYGRHFRQEAAALKGMTRYFELGNEDNGHTKFLYTEVARHAAAAIRSQQPLAVLANSGTAHIDYNWLEFQRNRGLLEHLDALCVHPYTNNSTPSQEVGPEKGKVYEKLTQLNDIVDAAGGMKQLWSTEYGWPNSSRPNGEHDRADLYVREMIVGDMAGLDINGLYTWDRDYGIVGRPAGVAIQTYTRMREGRRLAGFYREGGLWIAVYERDGNATAVVWTPEAGTFPNPVRGGAYFDLFGNPLKENEVKISQSPVYVRNAEKSVLDRARANTVKIARQRLEKNTRRTADSGSGAALFSGLEAWSRAQGAVSQREQTVIARRLDHALAQARLDGSLPASKADFAARRADLEKKVVEANANLEDIPSVRYLLNSGAKLEAESALMKNPVNPVNTMAKLVYDLADRFARDGCRVQYAVFANLYMRQGEALKERLVFVPGRRTAVRARISSYAPEKVEAVVRPVLPEGWKAFPESRKVEVGPEEPVFADFQIECPPRPAERNLLRLSVELPGRPAMVTGFNDLEVVPALTVEAEPVAGALPDTPLALVVRNRESAAVSGEAVVNTPDGNQELARFKVPELAPYKDVTIPVKLAKVTPEMAKEWRVAIRFKLDDGREFSVPADLDFVHATAAANPPRIDARLDEWNRALPLKINKAEYTRGSYGDGWTPEDCSAVSMLMWDRNCLYFAAEVKDQTFNQQFTGDSTWQQDSIQIIFADAEERKPFQINLALTPAGPQAWGDKLLTDAAVSVEYRDGKIHYEAAIPWRVFPGKLRDAVEKREFLYGIAVNDDDAIVPRRFLERFEGSIVHGKKVDSFARVTLGGEPPEAVDDGIVFEDDFAADAAGKAPLKWFYHRNNLPENSIRVVDAADAKGGKALRLDNRIGNKPNHFAICIVELQLVPGAEYELTARVKNVPEGANGTIGVCADKWGNKSQSYAKLPPAPGWQEIRKSFRAPVNGNLNLIIRNTAAFDGMLIDSIRVERKK; this is encoded by the coding sequence ATGAAGTTATTTTTTTCCATGCTGTTGGCCGCCGCCTCGTTCGGGCTCTCGGCGGCTCCGGAGTTCGCCGAAATGCCGGTCGGCACGGACGGCGCCTGGCTCATCAGGGGGCGCGGCGAAGTCGACGCGAAGCTCGGCCGCGGTCCGGCGGGCGGCCGGGAGGAGGCCGTCTCGCTCTCCTACGATTTCAGCCGCTGCCCGGACCGGCGCAACAGCTTCGCCCGGGTTGAGTTCGGGCGCGATCTGGTCGGCATGCCGCAGGAGTTCAGTCTCGAGCTCCGCTCCGACGTTCCGGAACGGGAACTGCCGCTGGCTTTGTGGATTCACGACCGTTCCGGCGAAGTCTACCTGATGCGTTTCAAGTTCAGGGGCGACGGGTGGCAGACGGTCAAAGTCCCGATGATGCGCGCCGCCGCCTGGAAGAGCGGCGACGGCAACGGCAAGCCGGACCTGCCGCTGCGTTTCGCCGGAATCCTCCTCGATATGCCGGGAGAGAATGCGAAGGGAACTGTCGATATCGGAAAAATTTCAGTCACAGCCGATCTCGAACCGGTCGAAATCCTCGGTTATCCGTCGCTCGAAAAATATGTGGACAAGGGGCGTCGCCCCGCGTTGAAGCTGAACCTGACCAGCCGGGAGAAATTTCCGTTGTCGGATTACCGTTATTCCCTCCGGGCGACCGACCTCTATTCCGGCAGGCGTGTGCTCGAGACCGGCGGTTCCTTCGAAGGAATGGCGCAGTTTCCGGAGGAGATCGCCTTTGACGTTCCGTACGGCCAGATTCAGGTTGAATTTGAAGTGACGCGCGGCGACGTCCGCCCGATCTATTACAAAGGGAGTTTCGCGCACTTCATGCCGGAAGGGTTGTCGGAAGACCCGGCGGTTCGCGCCTGGGAGTACGAATATTCGCCGCTCGGCGGCGTTTTCGGCAGCCTTTCGCCCGGGGACGCGAATGTCTACGGCGCAAGCTGGATCCGTTTCGAACACCCGAACTGGCGCGACAACGAAACCGCGCCGGGGACGTATGATTTTGCCGGTATGCGCGCAAAGATGCAGCCGTTCCTTGATGCGAACGTCCGTCCGGTGATTCTGCAGTGCCTTTACCACTATCCGGAATTCCCGGAGCTGACCGATCCGAACCGGTTCGCGCTCGGCTACGGGCGGCACTTCCGGCAGGAGGCCGCCGCGCTGAAGGGGATGACCCGTTATTTCGAGCTCGGCAACGAGGACAACGGCCACACGAAATTCCTGTACACCGAAGTCGCCCGCCACGCCGCGGCCGCCATCCGTTCGCAGCAGCCGCTCGCCGTTCTCGCCAACAGCGGAACCGCGCACATCGACTACAACTGGCTCGAATTCCAGCGGAACCGCGGCCTGCTCGAACATCTCGACGCGCTCTGCGTGCATCCGTACACGAACAACTCGACGCCTTCACAGGAGGTCGGTCCCGAAAAGGGCAAGGTCTACGAGAAGCTTACCCAGCTGAACGACATCGTCGATGCGGCGGGCGGAATGAAACAGCTCTGGAGCACCGAATACGGCTGGCCGAACAGCAGCCGTCCGAACGGCGAACACGACCGCGCCGACCTCTATGTGCGCGAAATGATCGTCGGCGACATGGCCGGGCTCGACATCAACGGCCTCTATACCTGGGACCGGGATTACGGCATCGTCGGCCGTCCGGCCGGTGTTGCGATCCAGACCTACACCCGCATGCGGGAGGGGCGCCGCCTGGCCGGTTTCTACCGTGAAGGCGGGCTTTGGATCGCGGTTTACGAGCGGGACGGCAACGCGACCGCCGTGGTCTGGACGCCCGAAGCCGGAACTTTCCCGAACCCGGTCCGGGGCGGCGCGTATTTCGATCTCTTCGGCAATCCGCTGAAGGAGAACGAGGTGAAGATTTCGCAAAGTCCGGTCTATGTGCGGAATGCGGAGAAGAGCGTGCTCGACCGCGCCCGCGCCAATACCGTGAAAATCGCCCGGCAGCGGCTCGAAAAGAACACGCGCCGCACCGCGGACAGCGGCAGCGGAGCCGCGCTCTTCAGCGGACTTGAGGCGTGGAGCCGTGCGCAGGGCGCGGTTTCGCAACGGGAACAGACCGTGATCGCCCGGCGGCTCGACCATGCGCTGGCGCAGGCGCGGCTGGACGGCTCGCTCCCGGCGTCGAAGGCGGACTTCGCGGCGCGGCGCGCGGATCTGGAGAAGAAGGTGGTGGAAGCCAATGCGAATCTCGAAGATATCCCGAGCGTCCGCTACCTGCTGAATTCCGGCGCGAAACTCGAGGCGGAATCGGCCCTGATGAAGAATCCGGTCAACCCGGTCAACACGATGGCGAAACTGGTGTACGATCTGGCCGACCGGTTTGCGCGGGACGGCTGCCGCGTTCAGTACGCCGTATTCGCGAACCTCTACATGCGGCAGGGCGAGGCGCTGAAGGAGCGGCTCGTCTTTGTGCCGGGGCGCCGGACCGCGGTCCGGGCCCGGATCAGTTCGTATGCGCCGGAGAAGGTGGAGGCGGTGGTTCGTCCCGTCCTGCCGGAAGGGTGGAAGGCGTTTCCGGAGAGCCGGAAGGTCGAAGTCGGGCCGGAGGAGCCGGTTTTTGCGGATTTCCAGATCGAGTGTCCGCCCCGGCCCGCCGAACGGAATCTGCTCCGGCTTTCGGTCGAACTGCCGGGCCGCCCGGCCATGGTGACCGGCTTCAACGACCTCGAAGTGGTTCCGGCCCTGACGGTCGAAGCCGAGCCGGTTGCCGGTGCGCTGCCGGATACGCCGCTTGCGCTCGTGGTCCGCAACCGGGAGAGCGCCGCGGTTTCCGGCGAGGCGGTGGTCAATACGCCGGACGGCAATCAGGAGCTGGCCCGCTTCAAAGTGCCGGAACTGGCTCCGTACAAGGACGTGACGATTCCGGTCAAACTCGCGAAAGTCACGCCGGAGATGGCGAAGGAATGGCGCGTCGCCATCCGTTTCAAGCTCGACGACGGACGTGAGTTCAGCGTTCCGGCCGATCTTGATTTCGTCCATGCGACGGCCGCGGCGAATCCGCCGAGAATCGATGCGCGGCTCGACGAATGGAACCGTGCGCTGCCGCTCAAGATCAACAAGGCCGAATATACGCGCGGTTCATACGGCGACGGCTGGACCCCGGAGGACTGCAGCGCGGTCTCGATGCTGATGTGGGACCGGAACTGCCTCTACTTCGCGGCTGAAGTGAAAGATCAGACCTTCAACCAGCAGTTCACCGGCGACTCGACCTGGCAGCAGGACAGCATTCAGATCATCTTCGCCGACGCCGAAGAGCGCAAGCCGTTCCAGATCAATCTTGCGCTGACTCCGGCCGGCCCGCAGGCGTGGGGCGACAAACTGCTGACCGATGCGGCGGTCTCCGTCGAATACCGCGACGGGAAGATTCACTACGAAGCCGCGATTCCGTGGCGCGTGTTTCCCGGCAAGCTCAGGGATGCGGTTGAAAAACGCGAATTCCTGTACGGCATCGCGGTCAACGACGACGATGCGATCGTGCCGCGCCGCTTCCTCGAACGGTTCGAGGGCAGCATCGTTCACGGCAAGAAGGTCGATTCGTTCGCCCGGGTCACGCTCGGCGGCGAGCCGCCGGAGGCGGTGGACGACGGCATCGTCTTTGAGGACGATTTCGCCGCCGATGCAGCCGGGAAAGCCCCGCTCAAATGGTTCTACCACCGCAACAACCTGCCGGAGAACTCGATCCGGGTCGTCGATGCGGCGGATGCGAAGGGCGGCAAGGCGCTGCGGCTCGATAACCGGATCGGGAATAAACCGAATCACTTTGCGATCTGCATCGTCGAGCTTCAGCTCGTGCCGGGCGCCGAGTATGAACTGACCGCCCGGGTCAAAAACGTGCCGGAAGGGGCGAACGGCACGATCGGCGTCTGCGCCGACAAGTGGGGCAACAAGAGCCAGAGCTACGCGAAGCTGCCGCCCGCGCCCGGCTGGCAGGAGATCCGCAAGAGTTTCCGCGCCCCGGTCAACGGCAATCTGAATCTGATCATCCGGAACACGGCCGCATTCGACGGAATGCTGATCGATTCGATCAGGGTCGAACGGAAGAAGTAG
- a CDS encoding type II secretion system protein, producing the protein MKRNPFTLIELLVVIAIIAILASMLLPALNQARDRAKVSACMNVLKQTGSAMALYQADNQDYCPPTQGDNPSAVTGGMSGLDSTSYKYEWYDAVLRYASSSEREITYSDGVKSKVYAFFVCPINRGSFAAGENGTGQWGSYGYSHRFGARKITTFKHVSRSAIILDSKQYFFHNHHNNTLQNIAKFAHFRPETPAGSTNMLMGDGRVASKQLNEFLGSGPYGGSDSGYSKYNLTLDPTRSY; encoded by the coding sequence ATGAAAAGAAATCCGTTTACTCTGATCGAGCTTCTCGTCGTCATTGCGATCATCGCAATTCTCGCTTCGATGCTGCTGCCCGCTCTGAATCAGGCGCGCGACCGTGCGAAGGTCAGCGCCTGCATGAACGTCCTGAAGCAGACCGGCAGCGCGATGGCGCTGTATCAGGCCGACAACCAGGATTACTGCCCGCCGACGCAGGGCGACAACCCGAGCGCCGTTACCGGAGGCATGTCGGGTCTTGACAGCACCTCGTACAAGTACGAATGGTACGATGCCGTGCTGCGTTACGCGAGCTCCTCCGAGCGCGAGATCACTTACAGCGACGGCGTGAAGAGCAAGGTCTATGCGTTTTTCGTCTGCCCGATCAACCGAGGCAGCTTTGCGGCGGGAGAAAACGGAACCGGACAGTGGGGGAGTTACGGCTACAGCCACCGTTTCGGGGCCAGAAAGATCACGACCTTCAAGCATGTGTCGCGTTCCGCGATCATTCTGGACAGCAAGCAGTACTTTTTCCATAACCACCACAACAACACGCTGCAGAATATCGCCAAATTCGCGCATTTCCGGCCCGAAACTCCGGCCGGCAGCACGAATATGCTGATGGGGGACGGCCGCGTCGCCTCCAAACAGTTGAACGAATTCCTCGGCTCCGGTCCGTACGGCGGTTCGGATTCCGGTTACTCGAAGTACAATCTCACCCTCGATCCCACCCGCAGCTATTGA
- a CDS encoding LacI family DNA-binding transcriptional regulator → MAKRAATIIDVAKAVGVSPSTVSHAISGKREISIPVKERIFEKIRELDYRPSFFAQALKNSSTGLIGVVANECRNPSAAMFIDALTAELEKFSYRPVVGLTGLNHEKGEEMLRRFSSGLVDGVINMLPQIAPEEAQQLCGSVPVVTNIREQLIPVWLDYNKLTLDILTYLWGMGHRKIGYITSPLRMDRQDTTVEVMAKFCADAGVEFSPEQVYEGDDTIECGIAGAERIFRHGKVTAIFSGNDQMAFGVYRWAYRNGIRIPEDLSVIGFDDVPQAATIIPPLTTVRFPVKEIVEHTVKLLVAKLKKHPLVPGGVTLDMPLVVRDSVADLNA, encoded by the coding sequence ATGGCGAAACGGGCGGCGACCATCATCGATGTGGCGAAAGCGGTCGGGGTCTCTCCGAGTACGGTGTCGCATGCGATCAGCGGCAAACGCGAGATCAGCATTCCGGTGAAGGAGCGGATTTTTGAGAAGATCCGCGAGCTGGACTATCGTCCCTCCTTCTTTGCCCAGGCGCTGAAGAACAGCTCGACCGGGCTGATCGGCGTGGTGGCGAACGAGTGCCGGAACCCGAGCGCGGCGATGTTCATCGATGCGCTGACGGCGGAGCTCGAAAAGTTCTCATACCGCCCGGTGGTCGGCCTGACCGGGCTGAATCACGAGAAGGGCGAGGAGATGCTGCGCCGTTTTTCGAGCGGTCTGGTCGACGGTGTCATCAACATGCTGCCGCAGATCGCTCCCGAAGAGGCGCAGCAGCTCTGCGGCAGTGTCCCGGTGGTGACGAACATCCGCGAGCAGCTGATTCCGGTCTGGCTGGATTACAACAAGCTCACGCTCGATATCCTGACCTACCTCTGGGGCATGGGTCACCGGAAGATCGGCTACATCACCTCCCCGCTGCGCATGGACCGGCAGGATACGACCGTCGAGGTCATGGCGAAGTTCTGTGCGGACGCCGGGGTGGAATTCAGTCCGGAACAGGTCTACGAGGGGGACGACACCATCGAATGCGGCATCGCCGGGGCGGAGCGGATTTTCCGGCACGGAAAGGTCACCGCGATTTTTTCGGGAAACGACCAGATGGCGTTCGGCGTCTACCGCTGGGCTTACCGGAACGGAATCCGGATTCCGGAAGACCTGTCGGTCATCGGCTTCGACGACGTGCCGCAGGCCGCGACGATCATTCCGCCGCTGACCACGGTCCGCTTCCCGGTGAAGGAGATCGTCGAGCATACGGTGAAGCTTCTGGTGGCCAAGCTGAAGAAGCATCCGCTCGTTCCGGGCGGGGTCACGCTCGACATGCCGCTGGTTGTCCGCGACTCCGTCGCCGATTTGAATGCATGA
- a CDS encoding sensor histidine kinase translates to MSWSSGFAFFSKLRFKAALWYLVLFAASSVLLFFLVSRYVANDMLRGADWLLESTVRDLAATYLTGKNTARYGQQIPLAEVPRMELAAFRARFPGIRPLIAYRSEVGDQTFHTLFGSRWRELYEFRLESDGRAYSRLLNPEQNLPFLRKEFEDKLQSFGSDNIYFRFRRPDGPAFESNGLRKGGGDTAGSGLSTVTEDGRRFRVMTLSLFDGSVIEAGRSLRDMDERLAAYTRLFLVFLAAVLTLGAGAGYLVAWRLTSGIERVSDAARRIADGDLSQRVGAKHESDEIDRLVDAFNAMSENNEALVTELRTVTDDIAHDLRTPLTRIRGMAEVTAAGETSPDGFREMCGAVAEECDSMMQLINEMLEITRTESAIDRLERSEFSLSGLVQQAGALFCEIAEDRNVALAVSVPEQEIAIRADKLKIQRMTANLLDNALKFTPPGGRVELTLALRNGAPVLEVRDTGCGISPAEKEKIFKRFYRCDASRTLPGNGLGLAMVQAIAHAHRARIEVESEPGKGSCFSVIFPQNT, encoded by the coding sequence ATGTCCTGGAGTAGCGGCTTCGCCTTCTTCTCGAAGCTCCGCTTCAAGGCCGCGCTCTGGTATCTTGTGCTGTTTGCGGCGTCGTCGGTGCTGCTTTTTTTCCTGGTGTCGCGGTATGTCGCGAACGATATGCTCCGGGGCGCCGACTGGCTGCTCGAGTCGACCGTGCGCGATCTGGCTGCAACGTACCTGACCGGCAAGAACACGGCGCGGTACGGGCAGCAGATTCCGCTGGCGGAGGTTCCCCGGATGGAACTGGCCGCATTCCGGGCCCGCTTCCCGGGGATCAGGCCGCTGATCGCCTACCGCAGCGAGGTCGGTGACCAAACGTTCCATACGCTGTTCGGCAGCCGCTGGCGCGAACTGTACGAATTCCGCCTTGAGTCGGACGGCCGGGCGTACAGCAGGCTTCTGAATCCGGAACAGAACCTGCCGTTCCTGCGCAAGGAGTTCGAAGACAAGCTCCAGTCGTTCGGGTCGGACAACATCTATTTCCGCTTCCGGCGGCCGGACGGCCCGGCGTTCGAAAGCAACGGGCTGCGGAAGGGCGGCGGCGACACGGCCGGCTCCGGCTTGTCGACCGTGACCGAGGACGGCCGCCGCTTCCGGGTCATGACGCTGTCGCTTTTCGACGGTTCGGTCATCGAGGCCGGGCGCTCTCTGCGTGATATGGACGAACGCCTTGCGGCCTACACCAGGCTTTTTCTGGTTTTTCTCGCGGCGGTGCTGACGCTCGGAGCCGGAGCGGGTTATCTGGTCGCCTGGCGCCTGACCTCCGGCATCGAGCGGGTCAGCGACGCCGCGCGCCGGATCGCGGACGGCGACCTGTCGCAGCGGGTCGGGGCGAAGCATGAATCCGACGAGATCGACCGGCTGGTCGACGCCTTCAACGCGATGAGCGAGAATAACGAGGCGCTGGTCACCGAACTGCGGACCGTCACCGACGACATCGCGCACGATCTGCGCACGCCGCTGACCCGGATTCGCGGCATGGCCGAGGTGACGGCGGCCGGGGAGACATCGCCGGACGGTTTCCGGGAGATGTGCGGCGCCGTCGCGGAGGAGTGCGACTCGATGATGCAGTTGATCAACGAAATGCTCGAAATCACCCGCACCGAATCCGCCATCGACCGGCTGGAGCGTTCGGAGTTTTCGCTCTCCGGGCTTGTCCAGCAGGCCGGCGCGCTGTTCTGCGAGATCGCCGAGGACCGGAATGTGGCCCTCGCCGTTTCCGTTCCGGAGCAGGAGATTGCAATCCGGGCGGATAAGCTCAAGATTCAGCGCATGACGGCCAATCTGCTCGACAATGCATTGAAGTTCACGCCGCCGGGAGGCCGGGTGGAGCTGACGCTGGCGCTGCGGAACGGGGCGCCGGTACTGGAAGTGCGCGATACCGGCTGCGGCATCTCCCCGGCCGAGAAGGAGAAAATCTTCAAACGCTTCTACCGCTGCGACGCGAGCCGGACGCTGCCCGGCAACGGCCTCGGTCTCGCCATGGTGCAGGCGATCGCCCATGCGCACCGGGCCCGGATCGAAGTTGAGAGCGAACCCGGCAAAGGGAGCTGTTTCTCGGTGATCTTTCCTCAAAATACATAA
- a CDS encoding response regulator transcription factor — protein sequence MKILLLEDDPQTAAFIRKGLEQAGFTVAHSGDGLAGLVMAQEEEFDLAVVDVMLPRLDGFGVVRKLRATKPNVPVIILSARDAVEDRVKGLESGSDDYVTKPFAFVELLARIHALLRRATAAAEPTVLTYEDLTLDLLGRRANRGGIRLDLQPQEFSLLEFLMRNAGRVVSKTMIMEHVWEYNFDPQTNIVETRICRLRDKVDKPFPRKLIRTVRGFGYVLE from the coding sequence ATGAAAATTCTGTTGCTGGAAGACGATCCGCAGACGGCGGCGTTCATCCGGAAGGGGCTGGAACAGGCCGGGTTCACCGTGGCCCATTCCGGCGACGGCCTCGCCGGACTGGTCATGGCGCAGGAGGAGGAGTTCGATCTCGCCGTCGTCGATGTCATGCTGCCGCGGCTGGACGGGTTCGGCGTCGTCCGGAAGCTGCGGGCGACCAAGCCGAACGTCCCGGTCATCATCCTCAGCGCGCGCGATGCGGTCGAGGACCGGGTAAAGGGACTCGAGAGCGGCAGCGACGACTATGTGACCAAACCCTTTGCATTCGTCGAGCTCCTGGCCCGGATTCATGCGCTGCTGCGGCGCGCCACGGCGGCGGCGGAGCCGACCGTGCTGACTTACGAAGACCTGACGCTTGACCTGCTCGGCCGCCGGGCGAACCGGGGCGGAATCCGGCTCGACCTTCAGCCGCAGGAATTTTCGCTGCTCGAATTCCTGATGCGGAACGCCGGGCGGGTCGTCTCCAAGACCATGATCATGGAGCACGTCTGGGAGTATAACTTCGATCCGCAGACCAATATCGTCGAAACCCGGATCTGCCGCCTGCGCGACAAGGTCGACAAACCGTTCCCGAGAAAGCTGATCCGCACGGTCAGGGGGTTCGGTTATGTCCTGGAGTAG
- a CDS encoding helix-turn-helix domain-containing protein: MSWRKQEEQVMSPYMDKRRELGIWLKVLLAKYGIRQTQIASKLGITRQYVCQICGGKSPLAPEHFKTIYDMLLEMQAAESDLKRFVQLHIDSKVMIPYMVGADLADIEITLLRKFRQLPPRHKDQVIIYIETLAESCRKEEE, from the coding sequence TTGAGTTGGCGGAAGCAGGAGGAACAGGTCATGTCGCCCTATATGGACAAACGTCGCGAGCTGGGCATCTGGCTGAAGGTGCTTCTGGCGAAGTATGGAATCCGGCAGACCCAGATCGCCTCGAAGCTCGGCATCACCCGGCAATACGTCTGCCAGATCTGCGGCGGAAAAAGCCCGCTGGCCCCCGAACATTTCAAGACGATTTACGACATGCTGCTCGAAATGCAGGCGGCGGAATCGGACCTGAAACGGTTCGTCCAGCTCCACATCGATTCGAAAGTCATGATCCCGTATATGGTCGGCGCCGACCTGGCCGACATCGAAATCACGCTGCTGCGCAAATTCCGGCAGCTCCCGCCACGCCATAAGGATCAGGTCATTATCTACATCGAAACCCTTGCGGAGTCCTGCCGGAAAGAAGAAGAATGA
- a CDS encoding S41 family peptidase: protein MKIRLLPPLCLLAVLAGCAVPEPPPAPEPVHSASTYEQAALLAGTMEFLHQNYVDADRAGYEKLLTAALRGMMRELDPYSGYEPPAVYETNEIARTGEHTGIGVELVKPGENSPLVVTMTVPDSPAAKAGLVPGDRIVRIDDKLVEPLPLEECAKLLRGAAGSSVRLEVVPDGGDDSRNIAVRREKVVVSSAPVEAAHLIGGDIGYLRINSFNSHTPSETAAVLEKLRKEGMTRGLVIDLRNNPGGLVSGASETASLLLPEGAELFSARHRNTPEAQVVKAAAGAEKLLDLPIVILINPFTASAAELFSGAMQDHRRATLVGMKSFGKGTLLQVVPLANGGALRYAAGYYRTPKGQVIEGRGLRPDIPVELGLPQIWRLNAQLAKHPGIVRPGGKDVVRDTQLEAALSLFPDRSDAEKSEQDGK, encoded by the coding sequence ATGAAAATCAGACTGCTGCCGCCGCTGTGCCTGCTGGCCGTCCTTGCCGGATGCGCCGTTCCGGAGCCGCCTCCGGCGCCGGAACCGGTCCACTCGGCTTCGACCTATGAACAGGCTGCGCTGCTGGCCGGAACCATGGAGTTCCTGCACCAGAACTACGTCGACGCGGACCGCGCCGGATATGAAAAGCTGCTGACCGCCGCGCTCCGGGGAATGATGCGCGAACTCGATCCCTATTCCGGCTACGAACCTCCGGCCGTTTACGAGACCAACGAAATCGCCCGGACCGGCGAGCATACCGGGATCGGCGTCGAGCTGGTCAAGCCGGGGGAGAATTCGCCGCTGGTGGTCACCATGACCGTGCCGGATTCCCCCGCCGCGAAGGCCGGGCTCGTTCCGGGCGACCGCATTGTGCGCATCGACGACAAACTGGTCGAGCCGCTGCCGCTCGAGGAGTGCGCGAAACTTCTGCGCGGAGCCGCCGGCAGCAGCGTCAGGCTCGAGGTCGTGCCGGACGGCGGCGACGACAGCCGGAACATTGCGGTCAGGCGTGAAAAGGTCGTCGTCAGTTCGGCGCCGGTCGAAGCCGCACACCTGATCGGCGGCGATATCGGTTACCTCAGGATCAACAGCTTCAACAGCCATACGCCGTCGGAGACCGCCGCGGTTCTGGAGAAGCTGCGGAAGGAGGGCATGACGCGCGGACTTGTCATCGATCTGCGCAACAATCCGGGCGGCCTCGTCTCGGGCGCGTCGGAGACCGCCTCGCTGTTACTGCCGGAGGGCGCCGAGCTTTTTTCCGCCAGGCATCGGAACACTCCCGAAGCGCAGGTCGTCAAGGCCGCGGCGGGCGCGGAAAAACTGCTCGATCTCCCGATCGTCATCCTGATCAACCCGTTCACCGCCAGCGCGGCCGAGCTGTTCTCCGGCGCGATGCAGGATCATCGCCGGGCGACGCTGGTCGGCATGAAGAGTTTCGGCAAGGGGACGCTTCTGCAGGTCGTGCCGCTGGCCAACGGCGGCGCCCTGCGCTATGCGGCCGGGTATTACCGCACTCCGAAAGGGCAGGTCATCGAAGGGCGCGGGCTCCGGCCCGATATTCCGGTGGAGCTCGGGCTGCCGCAGATCTGGAGGCTGAACGCCCAGCTGGCGAAACATCCCGGCATTGTCCGGCCCGGCGGGAAGGACGTCGTGCGCGACACCCAGCTGGAGGCGGCCCTCAGCCTATTCCCCGACCGGAGTGATGCCGAGAAGTCCGAGCAGGACGGGAAATAG